In Leptodesmis sichuanensis A121, the following are encoded in one genomic region:
- a CDS encoding HepT-like ribonuclease domain-containing protein — MSSRSAKERIQDILNAIDSIQRRTAGMSFEQFSQNETIVKAVLYDLIVIGEAAMNIPAKVQALAPELPWRLMSDMRSIMAHEYFQVNLRITWSTIQNNLPPTKNSTTSSTTTSNTP; from the coding sequence ATGTCTTCTAGATCTGCCAAAGAACGCATCCAAGATATTCTCAATGCTATTGATAGCATTCAGCGTCGGACTGCTGGTATGAGTTTTGAGCAATTTAGTCAAAACGAAACGATCGTTAAAGCCGTGCTTTATGATCTCATTGTTATTGGTGAAGCAGCGATGAACATTCCTGCTAAGGTTCAAGCCTTAGCACCTGAACTGCCTTGGCGGCTCATGAGTGACATGAGAAGTATCATGGCTCACGAATATTTTCAAGTCAATCTACGAATTACCTGGTCAACGATTCAAAATAACCTACCTCCGACGAAGAACTCGACGACCTCGTCAACGACGACATCAAATACCCCATGA
- a CDS encoding DUF29 domain-containing protein codes for MASNLYETDFYAWTLEQSKLLKEGDFKHLDIPNLVEEIESLGKQQRQELRNRLGILIGHLLKWHYQPDKRTKSWRATIREQRREILQLLKENPSLKPYLAEAIADAYESGKDLVVKETPLDYEDLPENCPYIADQLVDPNFPNDLNPAR; via the coding sequence ATGGCCTCTAATCTCTATGAAACTGATTTTTATGCCTGGACGTTGGAGCAATCAAAATTGCTCAAAGAGGGGGATTTTAAGCATTTAGATATTCCCAATTTGGTGGAGGAAATTGAGTCGTTGGGGAAACAACAGCGTCAGGAACTGAGAAACCGACTCGGTATTTTAATTGGGCATTTACTGAAATGGCACTACCAACCCGACAAACGCACCAAAAGCTGGCGAGCAACGATTCGTGAGCAGCGACGAGAAATTTTACAACTCCTAAAGGAAAATCCTAGCCTCAAGCCCTATTTGGCAGAGGCGATCGCCGATGCCTATGAATCTGGCAAGGATTTAGTTGTCAAAGAAACCCCTTTAGATTACGAAGACCTACCCGAAAACTGCCCTTACATTGCCGACCAATTAGTTGACCCTAACTTTCCCAACGATTTGAATCCAGCTAGGTGA
- a CDS encoding nucleotidyltransferase family protein, producing MYTIPFNLELQERVAITPAKLSEFCQRRQIKELALFGSVLRDDFHANSDIDMLVTFQPNAKVSLLDLVDMQYELEDLCHRKVDLLTKKSVETSPNWIRRKEILSTARVIYES from the coding sequence ATGTATACCATTCCATTTAATCTTGAACTACAAGAGCGAGTAGCCATCACTCCAGCCAAACTCTCAGAATTTTGTCAGCGTCGGCAGATCAAAGAACTTGCGCTATTCGGTTCTGTTCTACGTGATGACTTCCACGCCAATAGCGACATCGATATGCTAGTCACCTTTCAGCCCAATGCCAAAGTTAGCCTTCTAGATTTGGTTGATATGCAGTACGAGCTAGAAGACTTATGCCACCGCAAAGTGGACTTACTCACTAAAAAATCAGTGGAAACTAGCCCCAACTGGATTCGTCGCAAGGAAATTCTGAGTACAGCCAGAGTCATTTATGAGTCGTGA
- a CDS encoding nucleotidyltransferase family protein has product MIVDRALLATTVSPTKNSTTSSTMTSNTAWAEIVKVKSKKVKGKSMRKLDALKLVQSHQEELRKLGVKSLNLFGSVARDQANAQSDVDILVELDESIGFFEFFRIKHYLEDLFQRPVDLGTVDALKEHLRQPILEEAVHVF; this is encoded by the coding sequence ATGATAGTTGATCGCGCCTTGCTCGCCACTACAGTTTCGCCGACGAAGAACTCGACGACCTCATCAACTATGACATCAAATACCGCATGGGCAGAGATAGTGAAAGTTAAAAGTAAAAAGGTGAAAGGCAAAAGTATGAGAAAGTTGGACGCACTCAAGCTAGTTCAATCTCACCAGGAGGAGCTACGAAAGTTAGGCGTTAAGTCGCTCAATCTTTTTGGCTCCGTTGCCCGCGATCAAGCCAACGCTCAAAGTGATGTGGATATCTTAGTGGAACTCGATGAATCTATTGGCTTTTTTGAGTTTTTTCGCATCAAACATTATCTAGAAGATCTTTTTCAGCGCCCGGTTGATTTAGGAACAGTTGATGCGCTCAAGGAACATCTCAGGCAACCGATCTTGGAGGAAGCGGTTCATGTCTTCTAG
- a CDS encoding phytoene desaturase family protein — protein sequence MEVFDYVILGAGLGGLSAAACLTRQGYRVLVLEKHYLPGGCCHTFDYGEYHFCADVHYISQCGPGQTIAQFLNYIERDVAFNSLDPDCIDRVITPYADFRIPLGWENLRDRLLATYPEEAPAINRYCDEIKHLHQDIHHLVREVRWYHQKWTDWLKLPKYWNLFLKRNWTLQDLYEEAGLSLKLQGILAGQSGDYALPPAEIALLTHTSLVWDYSEGAYYPTHHFKHFVDTIVAAITEGGSVVKLSTPVEHIQVENHRVQSIRAGGETYTARHAYVSDLDPKLTVQLMHQDDALSHRERQRLTGYEYSASAFNIYLGLDSRFDPQRYGVGNWNVWYYPTGDLNQEYQRQLEGDLSRPWIFLSCPTMKSSEPGMAPAGHHVLEIATVCPYEPFHQLSQTDPKAYKAKKREVYRQIMSSVQDLIPDVNTYARMKVYGTPTTSEFYLGQPQGNIYGAKLIPRQVGLNRLGYVTELPNLFLVGASAGYPSVPGVIGNGMDVVELMTGQSAWRKSLQPFEKLGVS from the coding sequence ATGGAAGTTTTTGATTATGTGATTTTAGGGGCTGGATTGGGTGGTTTGTCAGCCGCCGCTTGTTTAACCCGCCAAGGTTATCGAGTTCTGGTCTTAGAAAAGCATTATCTGCCGGGAGGCTGCTGCCACACCTTCGATTATGGGGAATACCACTTCTGTGCCGACGTGCATTACATTTCCCAGTGCGGCCCCGGTCAAACTATTGCCCAGTTCTTGAATTACATTGAACGGGATGTTGCCTTCAACAGCCTCGATCCCGATTGCATCGATCGCGTCATCACTCCCTACGCCGACTTCCGAATTCCTCTCGGTTGGGAGAACCTGCGCGATCGCCTGCTGGCCACCTATCCCGAAGAAGCTCCGGCCATTAACCGCTACTGTGACGAAATTAAGCACCTGCATCAGGACATTCATCATTTGGTGCGAGAAGTTCGCTGGTATCACCAGAAGTGGACGGACTGGCTGAAACTGCCCAAATACTGGAACCTGTTCCTGAAACGCAACTGGACCTTACAGGATCTCTATGAGGAAGCGGGTCTTTCCTTGAAACTGCAGGGAATATTAGCGGGACAAAGCGGCGACTACGCCCTGCCGCCTGCGGAAATTGCCCTGCTGACCCATACCTCCCTCGTCTGGGACTATTCCGAAGGGGCTTACTATCCCACCCATCACTTCAAACACTTTGTAGACACGATCGTTGCCGCGATCACCGAGGGTGGGAGTGTGGTGAAACTGTCTACTCCGGTCGAACACATTCAGGTCGAAAATCATCGCGTTCAGAGTATCCGGGCAGGCGGAGAAACCTATACAGCCCGTCATGCTTACGTTAGCGATCTGGATCCGAAGTTGACGGTTCAGTTAATGCACCAGGACGATGCTTTAAGCCATCGGGAACGGCAGCGGTTAACAGGCTATGAGTATTCGGCCAGTGCCTTCAATATCTACCTGGGACTGGACAGCCGCTTTGATCCGCAACGGTACGGAGTTGGTAACTGGAATGTCTGGTACTACCCGACGGGCGACCTGAACCAGGAGTACCAGCGGCAGTTAGAGGGTGATTTGAGCCGACCCTGGATTTTCCTATCCTGCCCGACGATGAAATCCAGCGAACCGGGCATGGCTCCGGCAGGGCATCATGTTCTGGAAATTGCCACTGTTTGTCCCTATGAGCCGTTCCACCAGTTGAGCCAGACCGATCCAAAGGCATACAAGGCGAAGAAACGGGAGGTCTATCGGCAGATTATGAGCAGTGTGCAGGATTTAATCCCTGACGTGAACACCTATGCCCGAATGAAGGTCTACGGCACGCCAACTACCAGTGAATTCTATCTGGGGCAACCCCAGGGGAATATCTATGGAGCTAAATTGATTCCCCGACAAGTGGGCCTGAATCGGTTGGGATATGTTACAGAACTGCCCAATTTGTTCCTGGTAGGAGCCTCGGCAGGTTATCCCAGTGTGCCAGGAGTGATTGGGAATGGCATGGATGTGGTGGAGTTGATGACCGGACAATCCGCCTGGAGAAAAAGTTTGCAACCATTTGAGAAATTAGGAGTATCTTGA
- a CDS encoding XisH family protein: MAKDLFHDVVKAALVKDGWTITDDPLFLKVGGVDLFIDLGAEKLLAAERNGKKIAVEIKSFISTSSITDFHLAIGQFINYRVALKTVDPERQLFLAVPDITYNTFF; the protein is encoded by the coding sequence ATGGCAAAAGATCTGTTTCATGATGTGGTCAAAGCCGCCTTGGTCAAAGACGGATGGACTATCACCGACGATCCTCTATTTCTCAAGGTTGGTGGTGTAGACCTCTTTATTGATCTTGGCGCAGAAAAATTGCTGGCTGCTGAACGCAATGGCAAAAAAATTGCCGTCGAGATCAAAAGCTTTATCAGCACCTCTAGCATTACTGATTTCCATCTTGCGATCGGGCAATTCATCAACTATCGTGTTGCGTTAAAAACAGTCGATCCAGAACGGCAATTATTTCTGGCTGTTCCCGACATCACCTACAATACATTTTTTTAA
- a CDS encoding XisI protein produces MANLEKLQIYRTIIKQLLENYAAYKPSYGDIEIQTIFDTEHDHYQVVAIGWNKKERIYGCSIHLDIKDEKIWIQVNNTELDIAQDLVEQGIPKEDIVIGFQPPYLRQYSGYATV; encoded by the coding sequence ATGGCAAACCTAGAAAAACTTCAAATTTATCGCACCATCATCAAGCAACTGCTTGAAAACTATGCTGCCTACAAACCATCCTATGGTGACATTGAAATTCAAACGATTTTCGACACAGAACACGACCATTATCAAGTGGTTGCGATCGGCTGGAATAAAAAAGAGAGAATCTATGGTTGTTCAATTCATTTGGATATTAAAGATGAGAAAATTTGGATTCAGGTCAACAATACTGAGTTAGATATTGCTCAAGACTTGGTTGAACAAGGAATACCCAAAGAAGATATTGTCATTGGATTTCAACCGCCTTACTTGCGTCAATATTCAGGCTATGCAACCGTTTAA
- a CDS encoding DUF2283 domain-containing protein, with protein MKIKYDPEVDVIRITLKDVEIEESDEEISGIILDFDANRNVVGIEILQASKRIDNPQAIEYMVAQTTVSS; from the coding sequence ATGAAAATCAAGTATGACCCTGAAGTAGATGTGATTCGGATTACCCTCAAAGATGTGGAGATTGAAGAAAGTGATGAAGAAATCTCCGGCATTATTCTGGACTTTGACGCTAATCGAAATGTCGTTGGCATCGAAATTCTTCAGGCTTCTAAACGGATTGACAACCCACAAGCTATTGAGTATATGGTTGCTCAGACAACCGTCTCTTCCTAA
- a CDS encoding HepT-like ribonuclease domain-containing protein, whose protein sequence is MSRDQTYLVDIATTCQTVIELIQGMSQSSFVADKRTHLAVLYEITVIGEIVKRLSSEFRQDHPEIPWKQIAGMRDKLVHDYNKVDLDLTWEVTQSSIPELLEFVLPLLPQEETDYDS, encoded by the coding sequence ATGAGTCGTGACCAAACCTACCTAGTTGACATCGCTACGACTTGCCAAACCGTGATTGAACTGATTCAAGGCATGAGTCAATCATCGTTTGTAGCAGACAAGCGCACCCACCTTGCTGTGCTGTATGAAATTACGGTTATCGGAGAAATTGTCAAGCGGCTCTCTTCAGAATTTCGGCAAGACCATCCAGAAATACCGTGGAAGCAAATTGCTGGAATGCGGGATAAGTTAGTGCATGACTACAACAAGGTCGATCTAGATTTGACTTGGGAAGTGACTCAATCTAGTATTCCTGAACTTCTAGAGTTTGTGCTGCCCCTACTGCCCCAAGAGGAGACTGACTATGATAGTTGA
- a CDS encoding DUF29 domain-containing protein, with protein sequence MPSNLYETDFYAWTLEQSKLLKEGDFKHLDIPNLVEEIESLGKQQRQELRNRLGILIGHLLKWDYQPDKRSKSWRVTIQIQRREINDLLEENPSLKPYLSQAIAKAYRAGVDLVRLETPLDDEDLPQNCPYSAKQLLDPDFPSDLNTAK encoded by the coding sequence ATGCCATCCAATCTCTATGAAACCGATTTTTACGCCTGGACATTAGAACAGTCAAAGTTACTTAAGGAGGGAGATTTTAAGCATCTGGATATTCCTAATCTGGTGGAGGAAATTGAGTCGTTGGGGAAACAACAGCGTCAAGAACTGAGAAACCGACTCGGTATTTTAATTGGGCATTTACTGAAATGGGACTACCAACCCGACAAACGTAGTAAAAGCTGGCGAGTGACGATTCAAATCCAGAGACGAGAAATCAATGATTTATTGGAGGAAAATCCTAGTCTCAAGCCATACTTATCACAGGCGATCGCCAAGGCCTATCGGGCAGGCGTGGATTTAGTACGCCTGGAAACCCCGTTAGATGATGAAGACCTACCCCAAAACTGCCCCTACTCTGCAAAACAATTGCTCGACCCCGATTTCCCTTCAGATTTGAATACAGCTAAATGA
- a CDS encoding nucleotidyltransferase family protein: MPTLQLNSRLQSRLGITPEQLAEFCQRWQVSELALFGSVLRDDFSPDSDIDVLVSYQPTAKRGLFEKIRMQEELSFLLHRDVDLVSKKAIEQSRNWLRRKNILDSAEVIYVA, from the coding sequence ATGCCTACACTGCAACTAAACTCTAGACTTCAATCCCGATTAGGAATTACCCCAGAACAGCTTGCCGAATTCTGCCAACGATGGCAAGTTTCTGAACTGGCTCTGTTTGGATCTGTCCTACGCGATGATTTCTCCCCTGATAGTGATATTGATGTACTGGTCTCTTACCAACCCACTGCCAAACGGGGACTTTTTGAAAAAATCAGAATGCAAGAAGAGCTTTCATTCCTACTGCATCGTGACGTTGATTTGGTCAGCAAGAAAGCCATCGAACAAAGTCGAAATTGGCTGAGACGTAAGAATATTCTAGACTCTGCCGAGGTAATCTATGTCGCGTGA
- a CDS encoding DUF433 domain-containing protein, giving the protein MNEPLLQRISINPEICHGKPCIRGLRYPVEFLLELLSSGMTYEEILTDYDDLEEADILAVLLFAARLSQVKSIHRLAS; this is encoded by the coding sequence ATGAACGAACCACTACTACAGCGAATTTCGATCAATCCAGAGATTTGTCATGGAAAACCTTGTATTCGAGGACTGCGCTACCCAGTTGAGTTTTTGCTCGAATTACTCAGTTCTGGTATGACTTATGAGGAAATTTTGACTGACTATGATGACTTAGAAGAGGCTGACATTCTAGCAGTCCTACTGTTTGCTGCTCGGTTAAGCCAGGTTAAGAGTATCCATCGATTAGCCTCATGA
- a CDS encoding type II toxin-antitoxin system HicB family antitoxin yields the protein MKEYAVIYEQGETNWGAIVPDLPGCVSIGDTFEEVQENVKEAIELYLEVLQERGEPIPEPTTKVGLVGVAA from the coding sequence ATGAAAGAGTATGCAGTTATTTATGAACAAGGCGAGACAAACTGGGGAGCAATCGTTCCCGACCTACCCGGTTGTGTGAGCATTGGAGATACTTTTGAAGAAGTTCAGGAAAATGTTAAAGAAGCGATTGAACTTTACCTTGAGGTTTTGCAAGAACGCGGGGAACCCATTCCAGAACCAACAACTAAAGTTGGATTGGTTGGAGTTGCTGCATGA
- a CDS encoding serine hydrolase, whose translation MKRFQERPHIYTISKKNYFFNGIFLRFSIFFFWSSIFGFAVYILITSGLIKKIKSQLGWLPFKINSEYISSPASKRTPTSRIEETSKYLQQDSVPQLYYNVRGLPDLISSGTLQAIVNQLVEQLEKKGFPVDKLSICLINIHDKSVAGYQMDAMQYPASLSKLFWMVAFYAQQDAGFLAPGDISSKDLARMIQDSDNEPASRIVDQLTATKSAPSPQPEDYGIWLDRRMWFNRFFERAGYKNINVSQKNFPIPYLGLTEPTEFDKRMQVSDLDQPIRNQITAYQVARLLYEIAEGKAVSSLASRSMLQLLERDLKISAWKGVEDNAIEGFLGEGLSSDKVEFASKVGFTTQSRQEVALVRTKDGRIAYILAILAEDSAYANDWKIFPAISQDVFTQMSLISSR comes from the coding sequence ATGAAACGTTTTCAAGAACGGCCTCATATTTATACCATATCAAAAAAAAATTATTTTTTTAATGGGATTTTTCTTAGATTCTCCATCTTTTTCTTCTGGAGTTCGATTTTCGGATTCGCAGTCTATATTTTGATAACTTCAGGCTTAATCAAGAAAATAAAAAGCCAATTAGGCTGGCTACCTTTCAAAATAAATAGTGAGTATATTTCTTCTCCAGCAAGTAAAAGAACTCCTACTTCACGTATTGAAGAAACCTCAAAGTATTTGCAGCAAGATTCAGTTCCGCAGCTTTACTATAATGTAAGAGGCTTACCTGACTTGATTTCTAGTGGTACTTTACAAGCTATTGTTAATCAGCTAGTAGAACAGCTTGAGAAAAAAGGTTTCCCAGTAGATAAACTCTCTATTTGTCTAATTAATATTCATGATAAATCAGTAGCTGGGTATCAGATGGATGCAATGCAATATCCGGCAAGTCTTTCTAAACTATTTTGGATGGTTGCATTTTATGCCCAACAGGATGCTGGATTCCTAGCACCTGGAGATATTAGCTCCAAGGATTTAGCTCGCATGATTCAGGATTCAGACAATGAACCTGCAAGTCGCATAGTAGATCAACTTACAGCTACAAAATCTGCTCCAAGTCCCCAGCCAGAGGATTATGGAATTTGGCTTGATAGGCGTATGTGGTTTAATCGTTTTTTTGAAAGAGCGGGCTATAAGAATATAAATGTTAGTCAAAAGAACTTTCCGATTCCCTATTTAGGTTTGACAGAACCTACTGAATTTGATAAACGAATGCAAGTCAGTGATCTAGATCAACCGATACGAAATCAAATAACCGCTTATCAGGTAGCTCGATTATTATATGAAATTGCTGAGGGGAAAGCTGTTTCATCATTGGCAAGTCGAAGTATGTTGCAACTCCTAGAACGAGATTTAAAAATAAGTGCTTGGAAAGGTGTAGAAGATAACGCAATTGAAGGTTTCTTGGGCGAAGGGCTTTCATCAGATAAAGTAGAGTTTGCCTCTAAGGTTGGTTTTACAACTCAATCTCGACAAGAAGTAGCATTAGTACGAACTAAAGATGGCCGCATTGCCTATATACTAGCTATTCTCGCGGAAGACTCGGCCTATGCCAATGATTGGAAAATATTTCCAGCCATTTCGCAGGATGTCTTTACTCAAATGAGTCTAATCTCTTCTAGATAA
- a CDS encoding DUF29 domain-containing protein — translation MSQTNNLAALYEQDILLWSEDTVAKLKARDFDHLDIEHLIEEVEALGISQKKELISRLIILLEHLLKRLYVNLPDDYNGWERTIRTQRGELEILLDAVPSLSSRWEMSFDKAWQIVLKNVRKEYPQISFPSEWVYDRSIDPMLNSDFWLESSEE, via the coding sequence ATGTCTCAAACCAATAATTTAGCGGCTCTCTATGAACAAGACATTTTGCTGTGGTCAGAAGATACGGTTGCCAAGCTGAAGGCACGGGACTTTGATCATCTCGATATTGAACATTTGATCGAAGAGGTAGAAGCATTGGGGATTTCTCAAAAAAAGGAGTTGATTAGCCGCTTAATTATTTTATTAGAGCACTTATTGAAACGGTTGTATGTGAATTTACCCGATGACTATAACGGTTGGGAACGAACGATTCGGACTCAGCGCGGAGAGCTAGAAATTTTGTTGGATGCAGTGCCCAGCCTCAGCAGTCGGTGGGAAATGAGCTTTGATAAAGCTTGGCAAATTGTGCTCAAAAATGTGCGAAAGGAGTATCCGCAAATCTCCTTTCCATCTGAATGGGTCTACGATCGCTCCATCGATCCCATGCTCAATAGTGACTTCTGGCTGGAATCATCTGAGGAGTAA
- a CDS encoding IS630 family transposase: protein MDKPDARHLSIETQNYLRQQAIRLREQGKRVKDISEYLGVHRNTVWEWWWEYEHYGEDALYQLERGRQVGEGRTLERWQEEAVQTAMQDHFPEDYQIDSALWTRRAVQALMEQVCQVKMPIRTVGEYLKRWGYTPKKPVERAYEQDPKTVQRWLEHEYPEIEQRAKTEGAEIAWGDESGVSSTEYGGRGYALLGTSPEIRPSERNRERVNYIASVSNQGGVQFMLYTCTLAAELFIRFCQRLIAKRQRKLFWIVDRHPVHRQQSVKQWLREHLEQIELFYLPSYSPELNPTEYFNGDVKQGVHDKPPSRNLKQLKGRVLSQLRKLQKLPARIRNYFKHPLIAYAAL from the coding sequence ATGGATAAACCAGATGCCAGGCACCTCTCGATAGAAACCCAAAACTACCTGCGGCAGCAAGCGATTCGCCTCCGAGAGCAGGGCAAACGGGTTAAAGACATTAGTGAGTATTTGGGCGTTCACCGCAACACGGTATGGGAATGGTGGTGGGAGTATGAACATTATGGAGAGGATGCTCTCTATCAGTTAGAGCGGGGACGACAAGTGGGGGAGGGGCGAACCTTGGAGCGCTGGCAGGAAGAGGCCGTGCAAACGGCGATGCAAGATCATTTTCCGGAAGATTACCAGATTGATAGTGCCCTGTGGACAAGACGAGCGGTGCAGGCATTAATGGAGCAAGTGTGTCAGGTGAAAATGCCAATTCGCACGGTGGGAGAGTATTTGAAACGCTGGGGGTACACGCCCAAGAAACCCGTAGAGCGAGCCTACGAGCAAGACCCAAAGACGGTACAACGGTGGTTGGAACACGAGTATCCGGAGATTGAGCAACGGGCCAAAACCGAAGGAGCAGAGATTGCTTGGGGGGATGAATCAGGCGTGTCCTCGACTGAGTATGGCGGACGAGGGTATGCCTTGCTGGGCACGTCTCCTGAGATTCGTCCCAGTGAGCGCAACCGAGAGCGCGTCAATTACATTGCCAGTGTGAGTAACCAGGGAGGAGTCCAGTTTATGCTCTACACTTGCACGTTGGCAGCAGAACTGTTCATCCGATTTTGCCAGCGGTTGATCGCCAAGCGCCAGCGGAAACTATTTTGGATTGTGGACCGGCATCCCGTGCATCGGCAACAGAGCGTGAAACAGTGGTTACGAGAACACCTCGAGCAGATTGAGTTATTTTACTTACCCTCCTATTCGCCAGAATTGAATCCAACTGAATACTTCAATGGTGATGTGAAGCAGGGCGTGCATGACAAACCACCGAGTCGTAATTTGAAGCAGTTGAAAGGGCGAGTGTTATCTCAATTGCGGAAGTTACAGAAGCTACCTGCTCGGATTAGAAATTATTTCAAGCATCCATTGATTGCTTATGCTGCGTTGTAG
- a CDS encoding type II toxin-antitoxin system HicA family toxin: MKVRDVLKRLEADGWYQIRMRGSHRILAHETKSGIVVVPGKPGDEIPKGTLASIWKQAQLEDES, translated from the coding sequence ATGAAAGTTCGAGATGTACTCAAACGGTTAGAAGCGGATGGTTGGTATCAAATCCGAATGCGAGGTAGCCATCGAATTCTTGCCCATGAAACAAAGTCAGGAATCGTGGTTGTTCCTGGCAAGCCTGGAGACGAGATACCCAAAGGCACATTAGCATCGATTTGGAAACAAGCTCAATTGGAGGATGAATCATGA